Below is a window of Bifidobacterium asteroides DNA.
GACCCAATCAGAAATGCTGATAGACAGACTATCGGGAAGGAGCGGGTGGTCAGGAAGAGCAGGGCCCCCAGGGCCATCAGAAGGAAGGCGAATGGAATGGTCCATTGTCGGCAAACCCGTTTGATGCCGTTGATGCTAAGACCAATCACGACCGAGGAACCCGTGTTGAACATCAGGGCCACCCCGGCTGCACTGGTGCCGCCCAAACTGTACTTGGCTATGTAGACCGCGAGTTTGTTGTACAGGACCGCGACCAGGAAAATGCTCAGAAAACCGATAAGAATGCAGGAAAGAGTGGCCCACCAGCATTGCACGCCCTTTTGTGAGGACGATGCCTCAGATCCTACCGCCTGTGAATCCTCCTCGACGGCACCGACCCCGGGAACCATGAAGATGACCAAGACCAGGGCAGGCAGGGCTAGGAAATAGAGCCAATAGTTGTGCAGCCACCCTCCCTTGGCCAGAACACCGCCCAGGGCAAGGACCAGCATGGAAGAGCCATCCTGAACAGCCAAGACCAGCCCCATCAGCGCCGCCAACCGCTTCCCGCGGAAGAACCTAGCCGACAGGCTGGGCAGGACTGTGGTGGCGATGCCCACGCCGAACCCGACGACCAAAGCGAACAAGAGCAGCTGGCCTACACTGCTGTGCACAAAAAGGGGCATCAAGCCGCCCAGCGCGACACACAGACAGCTGATGCAGCCAGCGGTTCTGAAACTCATTCTGGTCAAGAGGTGACCGAATAAAAGGGCGGAAACTATAGCAGCCGAAGAGCCGATGGAAACCACAGACTCAACGGTTGAAGGATCAGTGCGAGGAAAGGATGCCTGTATGGCCGCCACGGAGGGAGAAATGATGGAGTCAAACCGCGACATGATGGCCAAGGCCATGATTCCAACCAGAATTCCAAGATTCTGCCTGGACAATATCCCTGTGTCATTGGACTTAGACGCGCACGGGTCCGGTTCCACCGTCGCTGCCTCCCTCTCAATGTCAGCGGCACCATTCCTGGTTGATGGGGGTAGTCTACTCCAGCAGCAGGGCCATGCCAAGCAACACGACGAGGAAGAGCAGATTAAAAACGGTGTAGATTTTCAGGTACTCGCCTTTCTTGCCCGGATACTGCTTGACTACGGCCTTGTAGGAAATCAGCGAGGCCATCGAAGCGACCAAGGTTCCGAGCCCGCCCAGGTTGGTGCCAAGAATGATCGGGTGCCAGGCTGTCGAAAAACCTGAGACTAGAAGGGCTGTGGGCACATTGCTGATGACCTGGCTGCACAGGACCGAGGTAATCAGAGGATGGATATTGACCAGGCCGCTGACCAGGTTATAAAACTGGGGAATCCTCCTCGCATTGCCGATGAAAACGAAGAAAGCCACGAAGGTCAGCAGGAGTCCCCAATCTACATGCAGAAAGACCCCCCTATCGCAGATCAAGAAGGTCACCGCTACCACCAGGACCATAACCCATTGGGATATCAGTTTGGCCACGCCCAGCAGGCAGACAAGAAAGAGAAGGAGGTAGATGGCGATGCGCCAGCCGCTGGACTGCTGCATCTCTTTCACCTGAGGCTGTATCTCATCCTCCCTGGGCGCTAGTACGCTGCGGCGAATCTCCTGCGGATCCATGCCCTCGAACTTGTTAAGATGCCGATTCCTGAAAGCAAACCAGCAGCACAGGAAGAGCATCAGGGCAGCGACCAGGGCATAAGGCACCATAAGGAAGAGGAACTCACCAGTAGGCATCTCGGAGCGAGCCTTGAGATATAAGTTGTGGGCGTTGCCGATGGGCGTTAGCATGCTGCCCACATTGGCGCCCAACGTCATCAGGGTGACGATCAGCAGAGCATGGCTTTCCAAACCAGCCATGATGAGAACAGCAATGGCGAAGGGCACAAAGGTAACCAGGGCTACATCGTTCGTGATGAACATGCTGGAGAAGAAAGGCAGGGAAACCAGGACCAAAGCCAGGCCCCGCACCGAGCGGACACGACTCAGCAGGCCGGCGCCAATGGCATGGAAGACCCCGATGCGCTGGAAGCCGCAGACCACCATCATCAGAGAACCCAGCTGGGTGAGGGTATTGACGTGGATGTAGCCCAGATACTGCCTGTCGGGAGGAATGAGGATGCAGGATATGAGAGCGATGACTGCCGCGACGACCAGAACGGTCTCGTTTTTCAGCAGCCCGATCACCCGATGTTGCATGGTCACCTCCGGCGAACGAATTCCTCACTTAGTTTACGCGCCTGACAGAGGCTTACAGGACCCCTCATGGCGCTATTTTCCGCTGCTGTGCCCACGGTCGGAAGACTCGCGAGCTACTGGCCGCTAGCCTGTCTGGCCCCGACTTTTGACCTTTGTCGGATAGGCATAGAGTCAGATGCTCATGAAACATGAATAGGGGTCCCGCGAATAGGTTGCATTCGCAGAACCCCTATCAGATGGCAATATTACTAGTCATCCATTCGTTCCGGATCGGGAATCAGGTAGGACAGGGCCAGGGCAATCAGCACCAGCACGCCGCCGCCGACCATGGCGGCAACATATCCATTGCGGGCTCCCCCGGACGCCGCCAGACCGTTCATGAATGCGTAAAGGACTGCATAGCTCAGGCCTGAGCCCAGGTTGAAAGCTCCGGCGTTGAGTCCCGGCAAATACCCGGTATTGTCCGCAGGAGACAGGACCACGCCCAACCCGTTGAGCATGATGTTGGCCGTCCCCGCATAGGAGACACCCAGGATTAGGGAAAGCACCACCAGACTCCAGATGCTGGGGACCAGACAGACGTAAATGCCGAAGACCAGTCCCAGCACGCTGACCAACTGACCCACCCTCAGAACCCTGAGGTAGCCGAAGCGCGATGCCAGCATCCCGGCGACCGGGCCAAAGACCAGACCGACCAGGGCATAGGGGGTCAGCGTCGCGAAGGAGACGATGCTGGCCTTCAAACCGACGCCGACCTCCCCATCCTGAGCCAGGGCCGGAACGATCCCGTTCATAATGGCGAAGACACCGACCATGGTGGTGAGAGTCGTCAGCAGAAGGCCCCAGGTGCGCCGTTGCCTCAAATAGGTGGTGGTGACCATGGGTGCCGACGTGGTGCTCTCAACTTTCCAGAAGATCATGAAGAAGACCGCAGCAACCAGAATCTCGACAACCACTAGGATCCAGCGCGCCTGGGCCAGCTTCTCGACCTCATTGATAGCCAGATATGCGGCCAGGAAGGCAATGCACAGGAAGACCACGCCGGTCCAGTCCATGCGGGGACGATTTTCTGCATAGCTCTCGCGGGCGAATAGGGTCACCAGGAGTACGGCGATCACGGCAATGGCCACCATAAACCAGAAGACCGATCGGAAGCCGAAAGTGCCAGCCAGCCAACCGCCTAGGATGGCATCCACGCCGCCGATGCCGCCATTGACCGCCGTGAGAACAGCCATGAGTTTGGCGTAGCGGGCTTCATCGGTCACCTCGGCGTGCAACATGATCAGGGTCATGGGCACGACCGGACCGGCCACTCCCTGAATGACACGACCAATCATGAGCACCGTCACATTGGGCGCCAGAGCGGAGACCACGCATCCCAGCGCCGTCAGGCTCAACATGCCCAGCAGCACCTTCTTGCGGCCGGCCAGATCGCCCAACCGAGGCAGGAAGAGTGAGAAGACCGCACAGGAGGTGAAGAACACCGTCTGGGTCAGACCGATGCTGGAGCTGCTGGCGTTGAGCTCGGTCCCCATGGTTGTCAGGGCCGGCGAGAGCATGGAGGCGTTGAGCTGGAAAGCGAAGACAGCGGCCATAAGGGCCGTCATCAGAGCGACGATCGAAGAACCTGAGCCGCCAGCGGTCGTGGCAGCAGGCTTGTCGGTCTGGGATGCAGCTGTGTTCGAAGTCTTCATCGATCTCATCCAATCGCAGTGATGGCCTTGACCACCAGGTCCCAGAATCCCTGGAAGTCCAGCTTGACAGCCACCTGGGTGTGGCAGTCTTCGGCAGAGGGCTCCGGACCGCGCAGGTCGGCCACGGTCATCCCGCAAGTCAGATCCCCGCGCAGCTCCACATCAACCGGGCAACGACGGGTGCTCACAATAGAGGGGTCGATCAGATAGGCCACAGTGCAGGGATCATGCACCGGCGGATCCACGAAGTCCTGATTGTCCTGGTAGGACTTGCGGAAGAAGTCCATCAGCCCGCT
It encodes the following:
- a CDS encoding MFS transporter, translating into MALAIMSRFDSIISPSVAAIQASFPRTDPSTVESVVSIGSSAAIVSALLFGHLLTRMSFRTAGCISCLCVALGGLMPLFVHSSVGQLLLFALVVGFGVGIATTVLPSLSARFFRGKRLAALMGLVLAVQDGSSMLVLALGGVLAKGGWLHNYWLYFLALPALVLVIFMVPGVGAVEEDSQAVGSEASSSQKGVQCWWATLSCILIGFLSIFLVAVLYNKLAVYIAKYSLGGTSAAGVALMFNTGSSVVIGLSINGIKRVCRQWTIPFAFLLMALGALLFLTTRSFPIVCLSAFLIGSGSAINMATCPFLLSNLTPDRRYPLVMGVFSATTSLGFTASTWAFKTFSKMFGLDPVTGSFIGMLIIALLAAVMLSLVRFQSCVESRFIKR
- a CDS encoding SLC13 family permease, whose product is MQHRVIGLLKNETVLVVAAVIALISCILIPPDRQYLGYIHVNTLTQLGSLMMVVCGFQRIGVFHAIGAGLLSRVRSVRGLALVLVSLPFFSSMFITNDVALVTFVPFAIAVLIMAGLESHALLIVTLMTLGANVGSMLTPIGNAHNLYLKARSEMPTGEFLFLMVPYALVAALMLFLCCWFAFRNRHLNKFEGMDPQEIRRSVLAPREDEIQPQVKEMQQSSGWRIAIYLLLFLVCLLGVAKLISQWVMVLVVAVTFLICDRGVFLHVDWGLLLTFVAFFVFIGNARRIPQFYNLVSGLVNIHPLITSVLCSQVISNVPTALLVSGFSTAWHPIILGTNLGGLGTLVASMASLISYKAVVKQYPGKKGEYLKIYTVFNLLFLVVLLGMALLLE
- a CDS encoding MFS transporter, with protein sequence MKTSNTAASQTDKPAATTAGGSGSSIVALMTALMAAVFAFQLNASMLSPALTTMGTELNASSSSIGLTQTVFFTSCAVFSLFLPRLGDLAGRKKVLLGMLSLTALGCVVSALAPNVTVLMIGRVIQGVAGPVVPMTLIMLHAEVTDEARYAKLMAVLTAVNGGIGGVDAILGGWLAGTFGFRSVFWFMVAIAVIAVLLVTLFARESYAENRPRMDWTGVVFLCIAFLAAYLAINEVEKLAQARWILVVVEILVAAVFFMIFWKVESTTSAPMVTTTYLRQRRTWGLLLTTLTTMVGVFAIMNGIVPALAQDGEVGVGLKASIVSFATLTPYALVGLVFGPVAGMLASRFGYLRVLRVGQLVSVLGLVFGIYVCLVPSIWSLVVLSLILGVSYAGTANIMLNGLGVVLSPADNTGYLPGLNAGAFNLGSGLSYAVLYAFMNGLAASGGARNGYVAAMVGGGVLVLIALALSYLIPDPERMDD